A part of Armatimonadota bacterium genomic DNA contains:
- a CDS encoding ABC transporter permease subunit — protein MIQLYGKRFFVYFMLITGASIFSIPFLWTISTALKSSEEYAKDPARFIPAHPDFSNFAKAWTALPFPTFVWNTILITVICTVAQVLTGSLVAYGFSRFKFPLRNFLFLTMLATMMLPGQVTQIPVFLVWRKLHAIDTFWPLIVPAFFGGGAFNIFLLRQFFLTVPRELDEAAMIDGAGFVRIWWRILLPLSGPAIASVALFSFLGQWDSFESPLIYLNSPEKYTVSIGLRMFQDTFGTNFEQVMAASLVHILPTILLFFLCQRYFLKGITLSGMGGK, from the coding sequence ATGATCCAGCTTTACGGCAAGCGCTTCTTCGTCTATTTCATGCTCATCACGGGGGCGTCGATCTTCTCGATTCCTTTCCTGTGGACGATTTCGACGGCGCTGAAGTCGAGCGAGGAGTACGCCAAGGACCCGGCGCGGTTCATTCCCGCCCATCCCGACTTTTCGAACTTTGCCAAGGCGTGGACGGCGCTTCCCTTTCCGACCTTTGTGTGGAACACAATCCTGATCACTGTCATCTGTACCGTCGCGCAAGTTTTGACCGGGTCGCTGGTGGCCTACGGCTTTTCCCGGTTCAAGTTTCCGCTTCGCAACTTCCTCTTTCTCACCATGCTCGCGACGATGATGTTGCCGGGTCAGGTGACGCAGATTCCGGTGTTCCTGGTGTGGCGAAAGCTTCACGCTATCGACACGTTTTGGCCGCTGATCGTACCCGCGTTCTTTGGTGGCGGCGCGTTCAACATCTTCCTTTTGCGGCAGTTCTTTTTGACCGTGCCGAGGGAACTTGATGAGGCGGCGATGATCGACGGCGCGGGGTTCGTTCGCATCTGGTGGAGGATTCTGCTCCCGCTGTCAGGTCCGGCCATCGCGTCGGTGGCGCTGTTCTCGTTCCTCGGTCAATGGGACTCGTTCGAGAGTCCGCTGATCTATCTGAACTCGCCGGAGAAGTACACCGTGAGTATCGGATTACGCATGTTTCAGGACACGTTCGGAACGAATTTTGAGCAGGTCATGGCCGCCTCGCTGGTGCATATTTTGCCCACTATTCTGCTCTTCTTCCTTTGTCAGCGATACTTCTTGAAGGGCATTACGCTCAGCGGTATGGGAGGAAAGTAG
- a CDS encoding DUF3472 domain-containing protein codes for MVLFALALAAPLVVPAYTAYSSPNDEGIPISQNGAGPWKDSKQSLVWIGDLKPGTLDIKIDGNSVDAQFVLQIDGVTKPINLDRHATFQIKDAGYRTITLKPALALGTEDYGTITGLTLTGTATEGARFNLKERRNCASVHLKYPTEKDQPVEWFYNEVRPKTDPKYTYYEACGWHRGYFGMQVNSPTERRIIFSVWDSGNEAVDRNKVGSDDRVRLLAKGDGVVAGDFGNEGTGGHSHLVYNWKTNEVHRFLVHAEPQGDATIYTGYYYFNDKKKWGLIAKFRAPKDGSYMHGLYSFNENFGGSNGNLQRKAEFGPVFLAGPDKKWHEQLQAQFSCDGTGKNDRFDYASGAVGDHWFLSNGGAVSNGVKFGDLFTRKPSRTKPPRDFPKG; via the coding sequence ATGGTCTTATTTGCGTTGGCTTTGGCTGCCCCGCTCGTCGTACCCGCTTACACCGCATATTCCTCTCCCAACGACGAAGGCATTCCGATCAGCCAAAACGGCGCCGGGCCCTGGAAGGATTCCAAGCAAAGCCTCGTTTGGATCGGCGACCTCAAACCAGGCACGCTCGATATCAAGATCGATGGCAACTCCGTCGATGCCCAGTTCGTTCTGCAAATCGACGGCGTCACCAAACCCATCAATCTCGATCGCCACGCAACGTTCCAAATCAAGGACGCTGGTTATCGTACCATCACGCTCAAGCCTGCGCTCGCCCTTGGCACGGAGGACTACGGCACCATCACCGGTCTCACTCTCACCGGAACCGCCACCGAGGGCGCGCGATTCAACCTTAAGGAGCGCCGAAACTGCGCCAGCGTCCACCTCAAATATCCCACCGAGAAAGACCAGCCGGTGGAGTGGTTCTACAATGAGGTTCGACCCAAGACCGACCCGAAATACACCTATTACGAGGCCTGCGGCTGGCACCGCGGCTACTTCGGCATGCAGGTCAACTCTCCGACCGAACGCCGTATCATCTTCTCGGTTTGGGACTCGGGTAATGAAGCCGTCGATCGCAACAAGGTCGGCTCCGATGACCGCGTCCGACTCCTCGCCAAGGGTGACGGCGTCGTGGCCGGCGACTTTGGCAACGAAGGCACGGGCGGGCACAGCCACCTCGTCTACAACTGGAAGACCAACGAGGTCCACCGCTTCCTCGTCCACGCCGAACCCCAGGGCGACGCCACTATCTACACCGGTTATTACTACTTCAACGACAAAAAGAAGTGGGGCCTCATCGCCAAGTTCCGCGCCCCGAAAGACGGCTCCTACATGCACGGCCTTTACTCGTTCAACGAGAACTTCGGTGGTTCCAATGGAAACCTCCAACGCAAAGCCGAGTTCGGCCCGGTCTTCCTCGCCGGACCCGACAAGAAATGGCATGAACAGCTTCAGGCTCAGTTCTCTTGCGACGGCACTGGCAAAAATGACCGATTCGACTACGCTTCGGGAGCCGTGGGCGACCACTGGTTCCTCAGCAATGGTGGCGCGGTTTCAAATGGCGTCAAGTTCGGCGACCTATTCACCCGCAAACCCTCGCGAACCAAGCCGCCCCGCGACTTCCCGAAAGGCTGA
- a CDS encoding DnaJ domain-containing protein, whose translation MTTSAPTHYEVLGVGSSADSETIRKAYRRLAQKHHPDVSDSPDAHEDMARINEAFETLIDQARREEYDAILAGAVRETVQKHSPKNPVRIKLMRRLYGHKTPVYAVSFAPDSGALISVGFDNEVIWWNDGGQRSRQTKLESGNISTLKAFAEDRVVAAGSSDSQVNVWCLENDQVTTWKGVHEEWVSCLAISGDGNAVASGSIHHHLRVCDSTTGSARFSLRTEDASVTAVAFSPDGRFLASGTANAKVAIREARSGKWLRSIDKIRSVVTAIAFSTDNRYLAVAGVDLSIRVFNLDTGELVKMLYGHGRPIESIAFHPNGWLFASASRDGTIGLWNAAKGIGNVRLEVSSRPISCVAFSADGTKLAVSGQDRIVRLFEVTAKAS comes from the coding sequence TTGACCACCAGTGCGCCAACCCATTACGAAGTTCTAGGTGTTGGGTCCTCTGCCGATTCGGAAACGATTCGCAAGGCCTATCGTCGGCTTGCCCAAAAGCACCACCCCGATGTGAGCGATTCCCCCGACGCTCATGAAGACATGGCGCGCATCAATGAGGCGTTCGAAACCCTCATCGACCAAGCTCGGAGGGAAGAGTACGACGCCATCCTCGCCGGCGCGGTCCGCGAAACCGTCCAAAAGCACTCGCCAAAGAATCCGGTTCGCATCAAACTGATGCGCCGCCTGTATGGCCACAAGACGCCGGTCTACGCCGTATCCTTCGCGCCGGACTCCGGCGCACTCATCTCGGTTGGTTTCGATAACGAGGTCATTTGGTGGAACGACGGCGGCCAGCGATCCCGCCAGACCAAGCTCGAATCGGGCAACATTTCCACCCTCAAAGCCTTCGCCGAAGACCGCGTGGTCGCTGCCGGAAGCAGCGACAGTCAGGTCAACGTTTGGTGCCTCGAAAACGATCAAGTAACGACTTGGAAAGGCGTCCACGAGGAGTGGGTGAGCTGTCTGGCCATCTCTGGCGACGGGAACGCCGTCGCTTCTGGCTCCATTCACCACCATCTTCGCGTGTGCGATTCCACCACTGGCTCCGCGCGATTCTCGCTCCGCACCGAGGACGCCAGCGTGACTGCGGTTGCCTTCAGCCCCGATGGCCGATTTCTCGCTTCCGGCACCGCCAACGCCAAAGTCGCCATCCGCGAAGCCCGTAGCGGCAAGTGGCTTAGAAGCATCGATAAGATTCGCTCGGTGGTCACCGCTATCGCCTTCAGCACCGACAATCGATACCTCGCGGTTGCCGGTGTCGACCTCAGCATCCGCGTGTTCAACCTTGACACTGGCGAATTGGTCAAGATGCTATATGGCCACGGCCGCCCCATCGAATCCATCGCCTTCCACCCCAATGGCTGGCTTTTCGCTTCCGCCTCCCGCGACGGCACCATTGGTCTGTGGAATGCGGCGAAAGGTATCGGAAACGTCCGATTGGAAGTGTCCAGCCGACCGATTAGTTGCGTCGCGTTCAGCGCCGATGGAACGAAGCTCGCGGTCAGCGGCCAAGATCGCATCGTCCGCCTTTTCGAAGTCACCGCCAAAGCTAGTTAG
- a CDS encoding PEP-CTERM sorting domain-containing protein produces the protein MKKLIISLTALAVTAAFANATVIYDCMSGVASYTTSTSNPGYLMGDGATAIAPTANPTDHFEITSIDFGLFVLGAQSFASGQLVAKIDVFSSYNPSAVAPTSVNGTLAGTAFYAFGAITTTGNAAYAITGGALGTPIALPAGASTMGWTMGFYDGFTGARISTVRAAFTTTVLPTVGTSPAGFYRDNDDNGIIDSTDARFFSSSNPSDNMVIRFNGNDVSAPVPEPASLAVLGLGALGMLRRRRSSK, from the coding sequence TTGAAAAAACTGATTATTTCGCTGACTGCGTTGGCGGTCACTGCGGCATTTGCGAACGCGACGGTCATCTATGACTGTATGTCGGGAGTCGCAAGCTACACAACGAGCACTTCTAACCCCGGGTATCTGATGGGTGATGGCGCTACCGCCATCGCTCCAACGGCAAACCCCACCGATCACTTCGAAATCACGAGCATCGACTTCGGCCTGTTTGTCCTCGGCGCTCAGTCGTTCGCCAGCGGCCAACTGGTCGCCAAGATCGACGTCTTTTCGAGCTACAATCCGAGCGCAGTCGCTCCGACCAGTGTCAATGGTACGCTGGCTGGCACGGCTTTTTACGCGTTTGGTGCCATCACCACCACCGGTAATGCGGCCTATGCGATCACCGGTGGCGCTCTGGGCACACCGATCGCACTTCCGGCTGGCGCATCCACGATGGGCTGGACGATGGGCTTCTACGATGGCTTCACCGGCGCTCGCATCAGCACTGTCCGCGCTGCCTTCACGACCACGGTTCTGCCGACGGTCGGTACGAGCCCGGCTGGCTTCTACCGCGACAACGACGACAACGGCATCATCGATTCGACTGACGCTCGGTTCTTCAGCTCGAGTAACCCATCCGACAACATGGTCATCCGCTTCAACGGCAACGACGTCTCGGCTCCGGTTCCGGAACCGGCATCGCTCGCCGTCCTCGGACTTGGCGCGCTCGGAATGCTCCGACGCCGCCGATCCAGCAAGTAA
- a CDS encoding PEP-CTERM sorting domain-containing protein: protein MKKTLALLALSAASAGAFAQFGTATSIWAGQVGQKATVPNSNPTESVTAYSNVTNFTGYGLAWGAADIGTAGIPSTWMDADDLTVLGSEAGRDVMGFTFSSVNFNSTDSTASPTVAFWDGSSGAPGTLLGAVRFVPLTLSAGFVNLWSYDSATPLFTIPTSGKVYMGVSWDDFSDVAATGISTADLGNLGQGLFDPPTVGSSPDSFFSSDNFGSNLVDNPAGATDYNFNGTPIANFGDELRTADPVPEPASLAVIGLGLAGLAARKRRKA from the coding sequence ATGAAGAAAACACTTGCATTATTGGCGCTTAGCGCCGCATCGGCAGGGGCGTTCGCGCAGTTCGGCACTGCCACCAGCATCTGGGCGGGTCAGGTTGGGCAAAAGGCAACCGTCCCCAACTCCAACCCCACCGAGTCGGTTACGGCCTACTCGAACGTCACTAACTTCACGGGATACGGTCTCGCTTGGGGCGCCGCTGACATTGGAACGGCCGGTATTCCCTCCACATGGATGGATGCAGACGATCTTACGGTTCTCGGCTCCGAAGCCGGACGAGATGTCATGGGCTTCACGTTCAGTTCGGTGAACTTCAATTCGACGGATTCAACGGCGTCGCCGACGGTCGCATTCTGGGATGGTAGCTCTGGCGCACCCGGTACTCTTCTTGGCGCCGTTCGTTTTGTACCACTGACACTGAGTGCAGGGTTTGTAAATCTGTGGAGCTACGACAGTGCCACGCCGCTGTTCACAATTCCTACCTCTGGCAAAGTGTACATGGGCGTGAGTTGGGACGACTTTTCCGATGTTGCCGCTACTGGTATCAGTACGGCTGATCTCGGCAATCTTGGTCAAGGCCTTTTTGACCCTCCTACGGTCGGCTCCAGCCCAGACAGCTTCTTCAGCTCCGATAACTTTGGAAGCAACTTGGTCGACAATCCTGCCGGCGCGACAGACTACAACTTCAATGGCACCCCGATTGCCAACTTTGGCGACGAACTGCGAACCGCTGATCCGGTTCCGGAACCCGCTTCGTTGGCCGTGATCGGCCTTGGCCTCGCGGGCCTCGCGGCTCGAAAGCGACGTAAGGCTTAG
- a CDS encoding phosphomannomutase, which translates to MGKYFPAFKAYDVRGIVPSELNPDLAYKVGRAYADELDSKKVCIGYDIRLSGPDLYDAFARGLNDAGVDVVHLGMVGTEMVYFATAFYGYDGGCMITASHNPPEYNGLKMVRQESRPVSSDTGLNDIERRAHEEKWERTGTGTREDKDVYDDFVQHLLNIVPGSALKPLKVLCDVGNGAAGVALEKLLPHLPLDVTRRLFEPDGNFPNGVPNPILEESRADTEKELKKGGFDFGVAWDGDYDRCFFFDEKGNFIEGYYIVGLLAQSILQSDPNHTIVYDPRLMWNTLDIVEKLGGRAVICKSGHAFIKEKMRAEDATYGGEMSAHHYFKQHWYCDSGMIPFLHIAKLVSETGRSLGDLVGEMVRNYPCSGEVNSKVADVPAVLKKVEELYAEGGEIDRIDGLSISYPEWRFNLRGSNTEPVIRLNVETRGDEALMKAKTAELLAIIRG; encoded by the coding sequence ATGGGCAAGTATTTTCCCGCATTCAAGGCGTACGATGTTCGAGGCATCGTCCCCTCCGAGTTAAACCCGGATTTGGCCTACAAAGTCGGCCGAGCCTATGCGGATGAGCTTGACTCCAAAAAAGTCTGCATCGGATACGATATTCGGCTTTCTGGCCCTGACCTTTACGACGCCTTCGCTCGTGGCCTCAACGATGCCGGTGTGGACGTCGTCCACCTTGGTATGGTCGGAACCGAAATGGTCTACTTTGCAACCGCGTTCTATGGCTACGATGGCGGATGTATGATCACTGCCAGCCACAATCCGCCCGAGTACAACGGCCTCAAGATGGTGCGGCAGGAGAGCCGACCGGTCTCCTCCGACACGGGTCTGAACGACATCGAGCGCCGCGCCCACGAAGAAAAATGGGAGCGCACCGGCACCGGCACGCGGGAGGACAAGGACGTTTACGATGACTTCGTCCAGCACTTGCTGAACATCGTCCCGGGCTCCGCGCTGAAGCCGTTGAAGGTTCTGTGCGACGTGGGCAACGGCGCCGCTGGCGTCGCCCTCGAAAAGCTATTGCCCCACCTTCCCCTCGACGTCACGCGGCGGCTGTTCGAGCCTGATGGCAACTTCCCGAACGGCGTTCCGAACCCGATCCTCGAAGAGTCTCGCGCCGATACCGAGAAAGAGCTGAAGAAGGGCGGATTCGATTTCGGCGTTGCCTGGGATGGTGACTACGACCGGTGCTTCTTCTTCGATGAGAAGGGCAATTTCATCGAGGGTTACTACATCGTTGGCCTCCTTGCCCAGTCGATCCTACAGAGCGACCCCAACCACACGATCGTGTACGATCCGCGCCTCATGTGGAACACGCTCGACATCGTCGAAAAGCTGGGTGGCCGCGCCGTCATCTGCAAGAGCGGTCACGCCTTCATTAAAGAGAAGATGCGTGCCGAGGACGCCACTTACGGCGGTGAGATGAGCGCCCACCACTATTTCAAGCAGCACTGGTACTGCGACAGCGGCATGATCCCGTTCTTGCACATCGCCAAGCTCGTGTCCGAAACCGGACGCTCGCTGGGTGACCTTGTGGGCGAGATGGTTCGTAACTATCCTTGCTCCGGCGAAGTGAACTCCAAGGTCGCTGACGTACCCGCAGTTCTCAAGAAGGTCGAGGAACTTTACGCCGAGGGCGGAGAGATCGACCGCATCGACGGCCTGTCGATTTCCTATCCCGAATGGCGCTTCAATCTGCGCGGCTCGAATACCGAACCAGTGATCCGGCTCAATGTAGAAACCCGTGGCGACGAAGCCCTCATGAAGGCAAAAACTGCCGAGTTGTTGGCCATTATTCGCGGCTAA
- a CDS encoding deoxyribonuclease IV, producing the protein MGLPNLHNGGMIAKLVGAHMPIKKGLGNAVREGKAIGCTAIQVFTKSPQLWKAKPIEDDMVADYRAACEETGINEVVCHDSYLINMAAAGEELRAKSVQGLTDEMNRCAQYGIRYLNSHMGAHVGQGVEEGIRLLIEGAKQALADSDPSVMLLMETTAATGSSLGATFEQLRAVLDGLHGDKRVAVCVDTCHIFAAGYDIRTRETFEATFAKFEDVVGFDRLKAVHCNDSVGALGSKKDRHAHIGEGEIGEEGFRLLVNDPRFENIPILLETPIEDHGHERDLAKLKSF; encoded by the coding sequence ATGGGTCTGCCGAACCTTCATAATGGGGGAATGATCGCAAAACTCGTCGGCGCGCACATGCCAATCAAGAAAGGCCTCGGGAACGCTGTTCGCGAAGGCAAGGCTATCGGCTGTACAGCCATCCAGGTTTTCACGAAGAGCCCTCAGCTTTGGAAGGCGAAGCCGATCGAGGACGACATGGTGGCCGATTACCGAGCTGCGTGCGAGGAAACGGGAATTAACGAGGTGGTGTGCCACGATTCGTACCTGATCAACATGGCGGCGGCGGGCGAGGAACTGCGGGCGAAGTCGGTGCAGGGGCTGACGGACGAGATGAACCGGTGCGCGCAGTACGGGATTCGCTATTTGAATTCGCACATGGGCGCGCACGTGGGGCAGGGCGTGGAGGAAGGGATTCGGCTGTTGATCGAGGGGGCCAAGCAGGCTTTGGCCGACTCGGATCCGTCGGTGATGCTCCTCATGGAGACGACAGCGGCAACTGGCTCGTCGCTCGGTGCGACATTCGAGCAGTTGCGTGCGGTACTGGACGGACTGCATGGCGACAAGAGAGTAGCGGTCTGCGTCGATACGTGCCACATCTTTGCCGCGGGTTACGACATTCGCACGCGAGAGACGTTCGAGGCGACGTTCGCCAAGTTTGAGGATGTCGTCGGGTTCGACCGACTGAAGGCGGTGCACTGCAATGATTCGGTCGGCGCGCTAGGGAGCAAGAAGGACCGCCATGCTCACATCGGCGAGGGGGAGATTGGCGAGGAAGGGTTCCGGCTGTTGGTCAACGATCCGCGGTTCGAGAATATTCCGATCCTGCTGGAGACACCAATCGAGGATCATGGGCACGAGCGGGATTTGGCGAAACTGAAGAGTTTTTAG
- a CDS encoding aminotransferase class I/II-fold pyridoxal phosphate-dependent enzyme codes for MNRNFQDFGLGHVNPPISDSAMYEFETGAEMTEMFETGIPGRFLYGRHLSPSNQLLAEALAEMEGTEAACVTATGMSAIACILMHLCEAGDEVVASRTVYGGTYALMGNLLPKFGVKTHFVNMNDLNEVARTVSAATKVLYCETLSNPLLAAPDIRGLAKIANLHGITLIVDNTFAPMIVRPGALGAHVVVHSLTKYVNGMGDHLGGAVCASNEIIAGMLDVNNGTSMLLGPTMDAQVSASIRKNMQTLPIRMIQHSANALAVTTALQDRGYAAVYPGLESHPDHRRFASMAESKYGFGGVFTLDCGSREAADRFMQEMKRQDIGHLAVSLGFVQTLFSMPACSTSSEIPEEERDRMGLSTGFVRFSIGVEPDSVALANKIVEIAERIIPQAQRKAG; via the coding sequence ATGAATCGTAACTTTCAAGATTTCGGACTGGGCCACGTCAACCCCCCGATCTCAGATTCGGCCATGTACGAGTTTGAGACCGGTGCCGAGATGACGGAAATGTTCGAAACCGGCATTCCCGGACGGTTCCTTTACGGCCGCCATCTCAGCCCATCAAACCAACTTCTCGCCGAGGCCCTCGCCGAAATGGAGGGCACCGAAGCTGCCTGCGTCACTGCCACCGGCATGAGCGCCATTGCTTGCATCCTCATGCACCTTTGCGAAGCGGGCGACGAGGTCGTCGCCAGTCGAACCGTTTACGGTGGAACCTATGCCCTGATGGGCAATCTTCTGCCCAAGTTCGGAGTCAAAACCCATTTCGTCAACATGAACGACCTGAACGAAGTGGCGCGAACGGTATCGGCCGCCACCAAGGTTTTGTATTGCGAGACGCTCAGCAATCCCTTGCTGGCAGCTCCCGATATTCGCGGGCTGGCCAAGATCGCCAACCTACACGGTATCACGCTCATCGTGGACAATACGTTTGCCCCGATGATCGTCCGTCCCGGCGCCCTGGGGGCGCATGTGGTGGTTCATAGTCTCACGAAATATGTGAATGGTATGGGGGACCACCTGGGTGGAGCGGTCTGCGCTTCGAATGAGATCATCGCCGGGATGCTCGATGTCAATAACGGAACCTCGATGCTTCTGGGACCGACGATGGATGCCCAAGTATCGGCGTCGATTCGCAAGAATATGCAGACCTTGCCGATCCGGATGATTCAGCACTCGGCCAACGCGCTGGCCGTCACAACGGCTCTGCAGGATCGAGGCTACGCAGCCGTCTATCCCGGTCTGGAATCCCATCCCGACCATCGACGCTTTGCCTCGATGGCCGAAAGCAAATACGGATTCGGGGGTGTATTCACCCTCGATTGCGGCTCGCGTGAAGCCGCCGACCGGTTCATGCAGGAGATGAAGCGGCAGGACATCGGCCATCTCGCCGTGTCGCTCGGCTTCGTTCAAACGCTCTTCTCGATGCCCGCTTGTAGCACTTCCTCAGAAATACCCGAAGAGGAGCGCGACCGTATGGGCCTCAGCACCGGCTTCGTCCGATTCTCGATCGGCGTCGAGCCGGATAGCGTCGCGCTGGCCAACAAGATTGTGGAGATAGCGGAGCGGATCATCCCACAAGCTCAGCGAAAAGCGGGCTAA
- a CDS encoding GAF domain-containing protein → MSEDFQRDNKELLEEVERLKSRIRELETDKNLPSAAKIEQPVEITPIDQADVTLRRLVQRIAMILQAEKIVIMFHDREMGDLKGIPPAFGVDEAHLNSFKVRATHGISGKVFRDGDAMIYDDIETVVEAREEPFGLMHVTNGVCVPLVIEKRDDENRVVEKNTIGVLHAFNKKHGETFNEEDVRLLERMARNVGSIIANLQMYREIVEEKEELAQTFESLTAGLMLVSTDRRLLQINATARAIFQAPQDSLGKAIDEIVHDAAFVAAIDKAIGGAEAGKVETHITIGGTERIYESQFASVLGQDGKGIGVVAILADVTEIRNIDRMKSSFVAMASHELRTPLTAIKGFSSTLLEGLDDELYGKEDQREFLGIVVGECDRLRRLIDDLLNTSRIEAGESLKPNYTHVDIKTLLDKVQKVQQQATTKHAIKLDIQTPLPDLIVGDEDKLDQILTNLLNNAIKYAPNGGDVTIHAKADGDTLEIGVKDQGLGIPKDHLTKVFERFHRVNNEDNRKIYGTGLGLFLVKHLVDQVHFGKIWVESELGKGSDFIFRIPTNINIEEAKKAND, encoded by the coding sequence ATGTCGGAAGATTTTCAACGAGACAACAAAGAACTCCTGGAAGAGGTCGAGCGGCTCAAATCCAGGATCCGCGAACTCGAAACGGACAAGAACCTTCCATCAGCGGCAAAGATCGAACAACCAGTAGAAATTACGCCAATCGACCAAGCGGACGTTACCCTCCGACGGCTCGTTCAGCGAATTGCTATGATTCTTCAGGCCGAAAAGATCGTGATTATGTTCCACGATCGAGAAATGGGCGACCTGAAGGGTATCCCACCCGCCTTTGGCGTCGACGAAGCACATCTCAACTCCTTTAAGGTTCGCGCCACCCACGGCATTTCCGGCAAAGTCTTCCGAGACGGCGACGCGATGATTTACGACGACATCGAGACGGTTGTGGAAGCTCGCGAAGAACCGTTCGGCCTCATGCACGTCACCAACGGCGTTTGCGTTCCGCTCGTTATCGAGAAGCGCGACGATGAAAACCGCGTGGTGGAGAAGAACACCATCGGCGTTCTGCATGCCTTCAACAAGAAGCACGGCGAGACGTTCAACGAAGAAGACGTCCGACTTCTGGAGCGAATGGCCCGCAACGTCGGCTCCATCATCGCCAACCTCCAGATGTACCGCGAGATCGTCGAAGAGAAGGAAGAACTCGCTCAGACCTTCGAATCCTTGACCGCTGGTCTCATGCTGGTCTCTACCGACCGACGACTGCTCCAAATCAACGCCACGGCTCGCGCCATCTTCCAGGCGCCGCAGGACAGCCTCGGCAAAGCTATCGACGAGATCGTCCACGACGCCGCGTTTGTAGCCGCCATCGACAAGGCTATCGGCGGAGCGGAAGCCGGCAAGGTTGAAACGCACATTACGATCGGTGGTACCGAGCGAATCTACGAATCACAATTTGCTTCGGTTCTTGGTCAAGACGGCAAGGGCATCGGCGTGGTTGCAATCCTCGCCGACGTGACCGAAATTCGAAACATCGACCGCATGAAGTCGAGCTTTGTCGCGATGGCTTCACACGAGCTTCGAACCCCGCTGACGGCGATCAAGGGCTTCTCCAGCACCCTGCTTGAGGGCTTGGACGACGAGCTTTACGGCAAGGAAGACCAGCGAGAATTCCTCGGCATCGTGGTTGGCGAATGCGACCGACTGCGCCGTCTGATCGATGACCTGCTCAACACCAGCCGAATCGAGGCCGGCGAATCGCTGAAGCCGAACTACACGCACGTCGATATCAAAACCCTGCTCGACAAGGTGCAGAAGGTTCAGCAGCAAGCGACAACCAAGCACGCGATCAAGCTCGATATCCAGACTCCGTTGCCCGACCTCATCGTCGGCGACGAGGACAAGCTGGACCAGATTCTGACCAACCTTCTGAATAACGCGATCAAGTACGCGCCGAACGGCGGCGATGTCACGATCCATGCCAAGGCTGACGGCGACACGCTGGAGATTGGCGTCAAGGACCAGGGTCTTGGAATTCCGAAGGATCACCTGACGAAGGTCTTCGAGCGGTTCCACCGCGTTAACAACGAAGACAACCGAAAGATTTACGGTACGGGTCTCGGCCTCTTCTTGGTCAAGCACCTCGTGGATCAGGTTCACTTCGGCAAGATTTGGGTCGAATCTGAACTCGGTAAGGGATCGGACTTCATTTTCCGAATTCCGACGAACATCAACATCGAAGAAGCGAAGAAGGCGAACGACTAA
- a CDS encoding anthranilate/aminodeoxychorismate synthase component II (TrpG; with TrpE catalyzes the formation of anthranilate and glutamate from chorismate and glutamine; TrpG provides the glutamine amidotransferase activity) — translation MILVIDNYDSFTYNLVQYLGQCGAEVVVKRNDEIDLDGIAALRPDGIMLSPGPCTPKESGVCLTILSAALAQRPGFDVPLFGVCLGHQAIGEVTGSQVVVANKIMHGKASLVEHDGKGVFANMPNPFSAIRYHSLVIAKKQPPAGFIVTARSLDDDEIMGVRHETLPIEGVQFHPESVLTEQGFTIVENFYKMTKASATAGAS, via the coding sequence GTGATTCTCGTCATCGACAACTACGACTCGTTCACCTATAACCTGGTTCAGTACCTCGGCCAGTGTGGGGCCGAGGTCGTGGTCAAGCGAAACGACGAGATCGATCTGGACGGCATCGCCGCCCTAAGGCCCGACGGCATCATGCTCTCGCCGGGGCCCTGCACGCCGAAAGAATCCGGCGTCTGCCTCACGATTCTCAGCGCCGCCCTCGCCCAGCGTCCCGGGTTCGATGTTCCGCTTTTCGGAGTCTGCCTTGGCCACCAGGCCATCGGTGAGGTCACCGGCTCCCAGGTCGTGGTCGCCAACAAGATCATGCACGGCAAGGCGTCGTTGGTCGAGCACGACGGCAAAGGTGTCTTCGCGAACATGCCAAACCCTTTCAGCGCCATCCGCTACCACTCCCTGGTCATCGCAAAGAAGCAACCACCGGCAGGCTTTATCGTCACCGCACGGTCGCTCGATGACGACGAGATCATGGGCGTCCGACACGAGACTTTGCCCATCGAGGGAGTCCAGTTCCACCCCGAGTCGGTCCTTACCGAACAGGGCTTCACCATCGTCGAGAATTTTTACAAGATGACTAAGGCAAGTGCGACCGCAGGCGCCTCTTAA